From a region of the Geothrix sp. 21YS21S-2 genome:
- a CDS encoding NAD(P)/FAD-dependent oxidoreductase: MTERIECVVIGAGVVGLAVARQLALKGREVVILEREDRFGTGISSRNSEVVHGGMYYATGSLKARLCVEGNPELYAFCEAHGVDHRRCGKFIVATRPGQVETLEKVLARGLANGVPGLRMITGAQAVAAEPRLTCLAALQSPSTGIVDTHGLMKALLADAEDHGATLVLRSPVLGGAADPEGVRMEVGGPEPLAILASEVYNCAGLGARKVARGIRGVRADALPPVFLAKGNYYALSGPAPFSRLVYPVPEAAGLGVHLTLDLGGQARFGPDVEWVEEENYDVALSRADAFYAEIRRYWPGLPDGALQPAYAGIRPKLQGPGDAEARDFVIQRAADHDVPGLVNLLGIESPGLTACIALAGHVLGV; encoded by the coding sequence ATGACCGAGCGGATCGAATGCGTGGTGATCGGCGCGGGCGTCGTGGGCCTCGCCGTGGCGCGCCAGCTGGCCTTGAAGGGCCGGGAGGTGGTGATCCTGGAGCGCGAGGACCGCTTCGGCACCGGCATCAGCTCGCGCAACAGCGAAGTGGTGCACGGCGGCATGTACTACGCCACCGGCAGCCTCAAGGCCCGCCTCTGCGTCGAGGGCAACCCCGAGCTGTACGCCTTCTGCGAGGCCCACGGCGTGGATCACCGGCGCTGCGGGAAGTTCATCGTGGCCACCCGGCCCGGCCAGGTGGAGACCCTGGAGAAGGTCCTGGCCCGCGGCCTCGCCAACGGCGTGCCCGGCCTGCGCATGATCACAGGCGCCCAGGCCGTGGCGGCGGAGCCCCGGCTGACGTGCCTGGCGGCGCTGCAGTCCCCCTCCACCGGGATCGTGGACACCCACGGCCTCATGAAGGCCCTCCTCGCCGACGCCGAGGACCACGGCGCCACCCTGGTGCTCCGCAGCCCCGTTCTCGGCGGCGCGGCCGATCCTGAGGGCGTCCGGATGGAGGTCGGCGGCCCCGAGCCCCTGGCCATCCTGGCCTCGGAGGTGTACAACTGCGCCGGCCTGGGCGCCCGGAAGGTGGCCCGGGGCATCCGCGGGGTGCGCGCGGACGCCCTTCCCCCGGTGTTCCTGGCCAAGGGCAACTACTACGCCCTCAGCGGGCCCGCACCCTTCTCCCGGCTCGTCTACCCCGTGCCCGAAGCGGCCGGCCTGGGCGTGCACCTGACCCTGGACCTGGGCGGCCAGGCCCGGTTCGGTCCCGACGTGGAGTGGGTCGAGGAGGAGAACTACGACGTGGCCCTCTCCCGCGCCGACGCCTTCTACGCCGAGATCCGGCGCTACTGGCCCGGCCTGCCCGACGGGGCCCTCCAGCCCGCCTACGCGGGCATCCGCCCCAAGCTCCAGGGCCCCGGCGATGCCGAGGCCCGGGACTTCGTCATCCAGCGCGCGGCCGACCACGACGTCCCCGGCCTGGTGAACCTCCTGGGCATCGAGTCCCCGGGGCTCACCGCGTGCATCGCCCTGGCCGGACACGTGCTCGGCGTCTGA
- a CDS encoding HD domain-containing phosphohydrolase, with protein sequence MDGSPPALPIDWPLPGHDPKDIHILVVDDQEIIRMALLRTLRKHGFTCSEASDAFKTLEMLDSARIDLVLSDIRMPGMTGLALVKAVAHRIPDIAVVMVSSMDNTEMAMECLRHGAYGYVLKPFKTNDILIAVAAALRRRMLELDYRDREAILARRVQEQTLEIKASRDEVALRLISASEHRDNETGAHVRRIGLYAAEMGRLLGWDEERIETVQAAAPMHDIGKIGVPDRVLQKDGRLTEEEWIIMKTHTTMGANILKDSTVPFIRMGASIAACHHEKWDGTGYPLGLSGEMIPIEARITCLVDIYDALIHRRVYKTPWTEPEVLAYLKDNSGKLFDPALVRLFFDNLPRFREIMLAHPDQYAEPEIP encoded by the coding sequence ATGGACGGAAGCCCTCCAGCCCTTCCCATCGACTGGCCCCTGCCGGGCCACGACCCCAAGGACATCCACATCCTGGTGGTGGATGACCAGGAGATCATCCGCATGGCCCTGCTGCGCACCCTGCGCAAGCATGGCTTCACCTGCTCCGAGGCCTCCGACGCCTTCAAGACGCTCGAGATGCTGGACTCCGCCAGGATCGACCTGGTGCTCTCCGACATCCGGATGCCGGGCATGACCGGGCTCGCGCTGGTCAAGGCCGTCGCCCACCGCATACCCGACATCGCGGTCGTGATGGTCAGCTCCATGGACAACACCGAGATGGCCATGGAGTGCCTGCGCCACGGCGCCTACGGTTACGTGCTCAAGCCATTCAAGACCAACGATATCCTCATCGCGGTGGCCGCCGCGCTGCGCCGGCGCATGCTGGAGCTGGACTACCGGGACCGGGAGGCCATCCTGGCCCGCCGGGTGCAGGAGCAGACCCTGGAGATCAAGGCCTCCCGGGACGAGGTGGCCCTGCGCCTGATATCGGCCTCCGAGCACCGGGACAACGAGACCGGAGCCCACGTGCGCCGCATCGGCCTCTACGCCGCCGAGATGGGGCGGCTGCTGGGGTGGGACGAGGAGCGCATCGAGACCGTCCAGGCCGCGGCGCCCATGCACGACATCGGCAAGATCGGCGTCCCGGACCGCGTCCTCCAGAAGGACGGCCGCCTCACGGAGGAGGAGTGGATCATCATGAAGACCCACACCACCATGGGCGCCAACATCCTCAAGGACTCCACCGTCCCCTTCATCCGCATGGGCGCGAGCATCGCCGCCTGCCACCACGAGAAGTGGGACGGCACCGGCTATCCCCTGGGCCTGTCGGGCGAGATGATCCCCATCGAGGCGCGCATCACCTGCCTGGTCGACATCTACGACGCGCTGATCCACCGGCGCGTGTACAAGACGCCCTGGACCGAACCCGAGGTCCTGGCCTACCTCAAGGACAACAGCGGCAAGCTCTTCGACCCCGCGCTGGTCCGGCTCTTCTTCGACAACCTGCCGAGGTTCCGGGAGATCATGCTGGCGCACCCCGACCAGTACGCCGAACCCGAGATCCCCTGA